From Permianibacter aggregans, a single genomic window includes:
- the xerD gene encoding site-specific tyrosine recombinase XerD yields the protein MPASQGSTAVYALSEKDAPWVERFLQQLWLQEGVSEHTRQAYRRDLSALSQYLQQRGSHLLACEAETLHRFLQQRLEQGFHHRSNARCLSSLRRFFRMAREMAWCTQDPTAQVESPRASRSLPKTLTEADVEQLLAAVDIESALGLRDRAMLELMYASGLRVTELVTLPLAQVSLRQGVLRVIGKGNKERLVPMGEEAVQWLERYLQYARPELLNDRQHEALFVTQRAEPLTRQAFWYRIKYHGQQAGLSSSLSPHTLRHAFATHLLNHGADLRSLQMLLGHSDLSTTQIYTHVARERLKSLHQRHHPRG from the coding sequence TTGCCGGCTTCGCAAGGCAGCACAGCCGTTTATGCACTAAGTGAAAAGGATGCGCCGTGGGTCGAACGTTTTCTGCAACAGCTGTGGTTACAGGAAGGAGTTTCCGAGCACACTCGCCAGGCCTACCGTCGTGATCTCTCTGCACTGAGCCAGTATCTACAGCAACGGGGCAGCCACTTGCTCGCCTGCGAGGCCGAAACACTGCATCGGTTTTTGCAACAAAGGCTGGAACAAGGTTTTCACCACCGCAGCAATGCCCGCTGTCTGTCGTCGCTGCGGCGTTTCTTCCGGATGGCCAGAGAGATGGCCTGGTGCACCCAAGATCCCACGGCACAGGTCGAAAGCCCGCGTGCTTCGCGTTCATTACCGAAAACCCTGACAGAGGCCGATGTTGAACAGTTGCTGGCCGCGGTGGATATCGAGTCGGCTTTGGGTTTGAGAGATAGGGCGATGCTGGAACTGATGTACGCCAGCGGTTTGCGGGTGACCGAGCTGGTGACACTGCCGCTGGCGCAGGTCAGTCTGCGTCAGGGCGTGTTACGGGTTATCGGCAAAGGCAACAAGGAGCGCCTGGTGCCGATGGGTGAAGAGGCTGTGCAATGGCTGGAGCGCTATCTGCAGTATGCCCGGCCGGAGCTATTGAATGACCGTCAGCATGAAGCCCTGTTTGTGACCCAGCGGGCAGAACCATTGACCCGGCAGGCGTTCTGGTACCGTATCAAGTACCATGGCCAACAAGCTGGGCTTTCCAGCTCGTTGTCACCGCATACATTGCGTCATGCCTTTGCCACGCATTTGTTGAATCATGGTGCCGATTTGCGCAGCCTGCAGATGTTGCTCGGTCATAGTGACTTGAGCACGACACAGATTTACACGCATGTGGCGCGCGAACGGTTAAAATCATTGCATCAACGGCACCATCCGCGTGGCTGA